Proteins from one Esox lucius isolate fEsoLuc1 chromosome 19, fEsoLuc1.pri, whole genome shotgun sequence genomic window:
- the rassf10a gene encoding ras association domain-containing protein 10: MEQEECKVSVWVCREEKLVSGLSKRTTCADVVKVLLEDQNLQQGASAAMLSGTPQSYCIVEKWRGFERFLPNKTKILRLWSAWGDEQENVRFVLVKNEASLPNNGPRSAEARVVQSKDSPCVFKGAARTTMAFSQEKQRRIVRKAFRKLDKINKKREETVPKDESAVEKMETLVHLVISQDHTIRQQIQRIKELDRDIERYEAKVHFDRIKRHGINYVQDTYMVESRAEADKKEDVPCSAEAIAQFEEYALRCEEVLRLQEELTEREVLVDCITGEIQEELNQRWMKRRQDELSGKDTDSVGEGPVGEVDLQAGASATEPDVDTISENELVLEEERIKTQLDTSLYIGLRLNTDLETIKGDLDLSQEMWDAKEKELLELLAIIDSVELNEKLTEDDKQHAGVNNPKLLPSMEKSCGWVEQARGLSKTCNTNDEDSDTGLSSMHSQDSDNTPVCESLV; encoded by the coding sequence ATGGAGCAGGAAGAATGCAAGGTGTCGGTATGGGTCTGTCGGGAAGAGAAGCTGGTCTCCGGGCTTTCCAAACGCACCACCTGCGCCGATGTTGTAAAAGTTCTACTGGAGGACCAAAACTTGCAGCAAGGTGCGTCAGCGGCGATGCTTTCCGGGACACCCCAGTCCTACTGCATAGTGGAGAAATGGAGAGGCTTTGAGAGGTTTTTACCcaataaaactaaaatcctGCGTCTATGGAGTGCCTGGGGAGACGAGCAGGAAAATGTGAGGTTTGTGTTGGTAAAAAACGAGGCATCCTTACCAAACAACGGACCTAGGAGCGCCGAGGCGCGTGTGGTTCAGAGCAAAGACAGCCCTTGCGTATTCAAGGGAGCAGCCAGGACCACAATGGCTTTCTCACAAGAAAAGCAGCGACGGATTGTTAGAAAAGCTTTTAGGAAGCTGgacaaaattaacaaaaagaGGGAAGAGACTGTACCTAAAGATGAATCAGCTGTGGAGAAAATGGAAACGTTGGTGCACTTGGTTATATCACAAGATCACACCATCCGCCAGCAGATCCAAAGAATCAAAGAACTggacagagacatagagaggtATGAGGCCAAAGTGCACTTTGACAGAATTAAGAGACATGGCATTAATTATGTGCAAGACACGTACATGGTGGAATCGCGCGCCGAAGCAGATAAAAAAGAGGACGTTCCATGTTCGGCGGAGGCCATTGCGCAGTTTGAGGAGTACGCACTCAGGTGCGAGGAGGTGCTGCGACTTCAGGAGGAGTTGACAGAGCGCGAAGTTCTCGTGGACTGCATTACCGGTGAAATTCAGGAGGAGCTGAACCAAAGGTGGATGAAAAGACGACAAGATGAGTTGTCGGgcaaagacacagacagtgtTGGAGAGGGCCCTGTGGGTGAAGTAGATTTACAGGCAGGCGCCAGCGCTACAGAACCAGACGTGGACACAATATCAGAAAACGAGTTGGTGTTAGAGGAGGAAAGAATCAAAACGCAGCTGGATACCAGTTTATATATTGGTCTTCGTCTCAACACGGATTTAGAGACAATTAAGGGTGATTTGGACCTAAGCCAGGAGATGTGGGACGCGAAAGAAAAAGAACTGCTGGAATTGCTTGCAATAATTGACTCTGTGGAATTGAATGAGAAGTTAACGGAGGATGACAAACAACATGCTGGAGTCAATAATCCTAAACTGCTGCCTTCCATGGAGAAGAGTTGTGGATGGGTGGAGCAGGCCAGAGGTCTCTCAAAAACCTGCAACACGAATGATGAGGACTCAGATACAGGGCTGAGCTCTATGCATAGCCAGGACTCCGACAACACACCGGTGTGTGAATCACTAGTGTAG